Proteins from a genomic interval of Candidatus Methylomirabilota bacterium:
- a CDS encoding thiamine pyrophosphate-dependent enzyme has translation MATELTVLPTQNLEAFKGVKKLPVEEYFTSGHRTCQGCESALVMKLMAKAAGPRTVILGSTGCMYVANTTYYSTSWVVPWMHTQLGSSGSAAVGTAAGLKALMRKNRIKQEPINVIAFCGDGGGADMGLSSISAALTYPEYNFLILMYDNESYANTDIQLSSMTPYGANTTFSPPGKARRILHKRWKKNMAGMLAAGHPECRYVATVDASYALEMMNRIRKALTIGGPTFIHSLDPCPKGWDYDPIQSHDLGELAVETGVWPLFEIEDGVLKFYGKSKSIAQGRKRKPVREYLLRQGRFAHFTDEDIDYFQKKIDLMWDRWLIPGAVCIEMGDDIRKQLTRAEQEVAAAEAKQ, from the coding sequence ATGGCAACAGAGTTGACCGTCCTGCCGACTCAGAACCTTGAAGCCTTCAAGGGGGTCAAGAAGCTCCCCGTCGAGGAGTACTTCACCTCGGGGCATAGGACCTGTCAGGGGTGTGAGTCGGCCCTGGTGATGAAGCTCATGGCCAAGGCGGCCGGCCCCCGGACCGTCATCCTGGGCTCGACCGGGTGCATGTATGTGGCCAACACCACGTACTACTCCACCTCCTGGGTGGTCCCCTGGATGCACACCCAGCTCGGGTCGTCCGGTTCGGCCGCCGTCGGAACGGCCGCCGGACTCAAGGCGCTCATGCGCAAAAACCGGATCAAGCAGGAACCGATCAATGTCATCGCCTTTTGCGGCGACGGCGGCGGGGCCGACATGGGGCTGAGCTCGATCTCGGCAGCCTTGACTTACCCTGAGTATAACTTTCTGATCCTGATGTACGACAACGAGTCGTACGCCAACACCGATATCCAGCTCTCGAGCATGACGCCGTACGGAGCCAACACCACCTTCTCCCCTCCCGGGAAGGCCCGGCGGATCCTGCACAAGCGGTGGAAAAAGAACATGGCCGGGATGCTGGCAGCCGGGCACCCCGAGTGTCGGTACGTCGCCACGGTGGATGCCTCGTATGCCTTGGAGATGATGAACCGGATCCGGAAGGCCCTCACAATCGGCGGGCCGACCTTCATCCACTCCCTAGACCCCTGCCCCAAGGGCTGGGACTACGACCCGATACAGTCCCATGACCTTGGCGAGCTGGCCGTCGAGACCGGGGTCTGGCCCCTCTTCGAGATCGAGGACGGGGTTTTGAAATTCTACGGCAAGTCCAAATCGATCGCCCAGGGGCGGAAGCGCAAGCCCGTCCGGGAGTATCTGCTGAGGCAGGGACGGTTCGCCCACTTCACCGACGAGGACATCGACTACTTTCAGAAGAAGATCGACTTGATGTGGGACCGGTGGCTCATCCCGGGGGCGGTCTGTATCGAGATGGGTGACGATATCCGCAAGCAGCTCACCCGGGCCGAGCAAGAGGTGGCCGCGGCAGAAGCCAAGCAGTAA
- a CDS encoding tripartite tricarboxylate transporter substrate binding protein, with the protein MRRLGISKWIFVTVLGFLLILLGPGTGPLTDTDAEAAWQPKKPITFVIMAGKGGGADRIARLMQKIVQQHGWSPQPLIPVNKPGGAGAEALRFLKDHHGDSHVILVTLNSFFTTPLRAKLGLSYRDFTPIARMAMDTFILWVNSKSPIKNVDEYVKAVKDKGGMWKMGGTGKGQEDSLVTGLLQDAYGIKVTYVPYKGGGKVASELIGGHVDSTVNNPSEQISWLEAGRSRPLAAFTPERLSQFPNVPTFRELGKGDMVYYMQRSINAPGGIPAEARQFYVDLFTKLSNSEEWQTYCNKKALHCTGKLGFLTGDDLGKFFAKEEAKHKKLLKAMGEI; encoded by the coding sequence ATGCGTAGACTGGGAATAAGCAAGTGGATCTTTGTCACGGTCCTGGGGTTCCTTCTGATTCTCCTAGGTCCAGGAACTGGTCCGCTCACGGACACCGATGCCGAGGCGGCCTGGCAGCCCAAGAAGCCGATCACCTTCGTCATCATGGCCGGCAAAGGCGGAGGTGCTGACCGAATCGCCCGGCTGATGCAGAAAATCGTGCAACAGCATGGCTGGTCGCCGCAACCCCTGATCCCGGTCAACAAACCCGGCGGTGCCGGGGCCGAGGCGCTCCGCTTCCTCAAGGACCATCATGGCGACTCCCACGTCATCCTGGTCACCTTGAACAGCTTCTTCACCACTCCGCTCCGCGCCAAGCTAGGGCTCAGCTACCGGGACTTTACCCCAATCGCCCGGATGGCGATGGACACCTTCATCCTGTGGGTCAACTCGAAGTCGCCGATCAAAAACGTAGACGAGTACGTCAAGGCTGTCAAGGACAAGGGCGGCATGTGGAAGATGGGCGGGACCGGCAAGGGGCAAGAGGATTCGTTGGTCACCGGCCTGCTCCAGGATGCTTACGGGATCAAGGTCACCTACGTCCCGTATAAAGGCGGCGGAAAGGTGGCGAGTGAGCTGATCGGGGGGCACGTCGATTCCACGGTCAACAATCCGTCCGAGCAGATCTCCTGGCTCGAGGCCGGGCGCTCTCGCCCGCTGGCAGCCTTCACCCCAGAGCGGCTGTCGCAGTTTCCGAACGTGCCCACCTTCCGCGAACTCGGGAAGGGAGACATGGTGTACTACATGCAGCGGAGCATCAATGCGCCCGGTGGCATCCCGGCCGAGGCACGCCAATTTTACGTTGACCTGTTTACGAAGCTCTCCAACTCCGAGGAATGGCAGACCTATTGCAACAAAAAAGCCCTCCACTGCACAGGTAAGCTGGGCTTTCTCACCGGCGACGACCTAGGGAAGTTCTTTGCCAAAGAAGAGGCCAAGCACAAGAAGCTCCTCAAGGCGATGGGAGAGATCTAG